A DNA window from Mesorhizobium sp. C432A contains the following coding sequences:
- a CDS encoding 4Fe-4S dicluster domain-containing protein, whose product MTCLPAHTDKKLGLVIDLDTCVGCQACVTACKEWNTGGHMAPLTDIDPYGGRVDGVWFNRVDSYEHTTEAGGRTVNFPRSCLHCETPACVTVCPTGASYKRASDGIVLIDESKCIGCKLCSWACPYGAREFDTDVGVMKKCTLCVDRIYNDNLAEEDRVPACVAACPTSARHFGDLGDPSSAVSQLVAERGGVDLMPEMGYKPTNKYLPPRAQRAAWVPAPRLEPITAEGGFLGWIDRMLSN is encoded by the coding sequence ATGACCTGCCTTCCCGCCCATACAGACAAGAAGCTTGGCCTGGTCATCGACCTCGACACCTGCGTCGGCTGCCAGGCCTGCGTCACCGCCTGCAAGGAGTGGAACACCGGCGGCCACATGGCGCCACTGACCGACATCGACCCCTATGGCGGCCGTGTCGACGGCGTCTGGTTCAACCGCGTGGACAGCTATGAGCACACGACCGAGGCGGGCGGGCGCACGGTCAACTTTCCGCGCTCCTGCCTGCATTGCGAGACGCCTGCCTGCGTCACTGTCTGCCCGACCGGCGCGTCCTACAAGCGGGCGTCGGACGGCATCGTGCTGATCGACGAAAGCAAATGCATCGGCTGCAAACTGTGCAGTTGGGCCTGCCCCTATGGCGCGCGCGAATTCGATACCGACGTCGGCGTGATGAAGAAATGCACGCTGTGCGTCGATCGCATCTACAACGACAATCTGGCCGAGGAAGACCGCGTGCCGGCCTGCGTTGCCGCCTGCCCGACCAGCGCCCGGCATTTCGGCGATCTCGGCGATCCCTCGTCGGCTGTCTCGCAACTGGTGGCGGAGCGTGGCGGCGTCGACCTGATGCCGGAGATGGGCTACAAACCGACCAACAAATATCTGCCGCCGCGCGCCCAGCGCGCCGCATGGGTGCCGGCGCCAAGGCTCGAGCCAATCACGGCCGAAGGCGGTTTTCTCGGCTGGATCGACCGCATGCTTTCGAACTGA